The nucleotide window ATCCAAGCCATCTTTTTGAAGTTGCAAAATGATAGAAATGAAGTCTTTCTTTTCATCAATGGCTTCCTTTTCCTTATGTTCATCAATTACCTGATCAAAAAACAAATCCAATTCCCAAAAAGTTGATTTCAATCGTGAAATAAACCCAGTTACATAATCCAACCATTTCAAAGACGGCCAAAAATCACCAAAACACAAGGTGGTGAAAAGAACCATAACCCTCCTCGTTAACTCTCCAAAATGAAATCCGCCATTATCGTCTTCAGCTTTTCGACTAATAACACATCGAGAAACAATGTTACTCGAGACGCCATTAACATCTTGGTTAAATCAACAACATCACCATTAACAGCAGCCTCATGGATTTTCCTTATTATAGCATCAACTTCTTCTTCTCTTACGAACTGAAACGTTTGAACACTTCGAGCACTTAGTAACTCAAGAGCACAAAGTTTCCTAATTTGTCTCCAATAATCTCCATAAGGTGAAAACCCCAAATCTTTGCACCCATAAAACAAGATATTTGCAGCAGTGGTGTTTGGTTTGTTCATGAAAACAGTATCGTAGTTTTTCACCATTTCTTTCAAGGAGTCAGCTGATGATACAACTAGGGTTGGATTTTGACCTAATTTAAGAAACATTAAGGACCCATATTTTAGTGAAAGGTCTCGAAGGGATCGGTGGGGGAGTTTCACAAGTTTATGAAGGTGGCCAATGATTGGTAACTTTGGGGGAGAAGGAGGCAAATTCtgtaatttgtgttttgataGTTTAAGCCGAAGTCAAAAGGAGAAAATAAAGAGGATGAAAGAGAGAAACAAGGGGTTGTAGAGTTTATTTTCATTGATGAGCTCCATTAATGGTCTCCAACTTTTTGCAGATCAAATTATGAACTAAATAAGAAAAACTCCTGTcaaccatttttatttattttcttctttttgcAATATAAAATTCCATCAATTTAGCATGACTcggatatttttagattttttgttGTTTCAGAGTGGAGTCAGGTTAAGTTATCTCAAACTCAAGAGGTTTTCTGTTGTCTTGCAGTCATTGGATTTTGATAAAATCTAGAGTAGAATCGGGTTGAATCTTAAAATGAGTAGTCAAAGTTCTCTAAACATAGTTTTTTTATCCACAAGACTCAGAATTCAATTCTTGATGTTTTTTATTATCTTGTAGTTACATTTAATTTTGTCTAAATTTAAAGTAGAGTCTAGTTGAATCTCAAAATGAAAgtcaaaattatataaatatatatatatattttttaatccacaagacttaaacttaattattgAGATTTTCTCTTATCTTGTAGTCACACTAAATTAGAACAGAATCAAATTAAAACTGagtatttaaataatattcattTCTCAATCATCTTATTCCTTATGTTTAGCATGTTGTGTATGATCATCTTTTATCAAAGATTCCCATAAGAAAGGTCGCTtctttatatattatatgtttgTTTGAGAATGTAGTTTGGAATTTTGTAGGTTTTGATGTAGTTAAGTTCAATGTTTAAACAAAACAAATTCATAGAATTATTTAAATTCATCATGTATTGCATTTCTCAGTTTATGGAATTAAAATACCAATTTAATCAAACATGTTTTTATTCAATAATCAATTTTTgggtaatattaatttaattttcatatgttCAAAAATATTCAAAACCTCAtcagatttaatattaaaaagaTATATCAATTGAACCCCATGTGATGGCCTAATAGTTAAGAGTGATTATTGTCTCAAATGTGGCCTAGATTTGAGTCACGCTAGTCACATTGGTTGTTCGGATTTTGtcctatttatttaataaataattatattttccttttaactatgataaatattttagattaattttatttcacttttatatattaactttaaaataattcattttacttgaaataaaatataattcaattttatagTACTCAATGTAATTCTAAGGTGgttaaattttcattatttagtaattaaaatggaggaaaataaataaaataaaatagataaataataaatgtATAAttgtctctctctttttttttacttGGATTTTACTAGTAAATAGATTTTAAGAGATGTTAGTTTATTTTTTCAATTAtgaaaaggtaagttgatatttttaaattattagttGCTAATGTTACATGTAATGCATGTGATTTTACGAGTTtactttttatttagtttttataatgtatttttaattattgttacCTATCATTGATAACGAtattttctcttaattttaaataatatacaaatttAGACTATATAAGAAAATAAACTACAatactaatttgaaaaaaaaggtaaaataacatgcaacaattataataatatttcatgataaatataaaatatatttacacAAAATTAATAAACACATTTAATAATAGTGAATACAAATAATTGTTGAAATTTGATTAGCTTTTCAAAACAAACCTATAATATTTTTTATCtgcaccaaacaaataatgaataaaaaaatagttttaagTGTGATTGCTTCACATAGTATAAACAACTTacataaaaatgcaaaaaaaaatcataatattatattacttcatcatcaattaaaataatattcaatTTCTCTCTGGTGCCATTGTTATACTAATAAGATTCGATATTACCTctatttttatttgtaatttttcttAGTTGCTACTTGATTAAATACACCTAATTACTTAatgttatttataaaattaaacttaaattttaattgatatataacATTAATATTAATTGAGTGACAATTAAGATGGTTAAAGTTCTATTCAAGtaataactctattttaaaattagcacaagtttttaactaataattttaaattaaattatagttatttttaaacttaatttagtaatatgataaaaataaatgatatttttatcGGTTCAAAAGTTTCtccaaatttatatttttatatgtattatagAATATAGATAGATAAGAGAAGCAAGTGATATGGCAAGAGCTTGAGAGGTGCTAATTCTCTAAAGGGGACAAGGGCCTTGGTTAAATGGGAAAAATGTTTTATAGTTGCtcctcaaattaaaaaaaaaaaaaatcagtttaGTGTTTTTCACACCTTTGgttaaatgatatatatatatatatatatattttaactcttttaaaaattgataatttaatttaaacatttttaatgTAAGATTTTTAGCGATGAActctcaaattttataatttatctcAATTCGCCTAAACAAATTTTTTAGCATCGCTCTTGTAAATCACCTACCAAGCTTTTGTTTACAGAAATAGTTAAAGGAGTTTTTGTCGTAGGTTAAAGTATATCAAAGTTCTTTGTACTCTTTGCAAATATAGAATTTAGTctatgtacttttattttcaagaatttagtctcttatttttcaaatttcaaaattaagtctaattgttaacattattattattattattattattgtgtgTGTGTgctattttgaaataaaaaatttacttggtagcaatataaataaaaaatgaagttgtaatgaacttgaatttaacaaaataattttaataaagtgTTAATAGTTGGAcctgaattttaaaatctgaaaaataatggattaaattcctaaaaataaaaatatataagctaaatttcaaatttatgaaaagtatagatgcttataacatattttaacctttgttTTATCGAAacatattaaaagaaaaaaatcaaaagcATTATGATTTAAATTGTAAGTTTTGGGCCAATGATGCCTTAGCATAATTGGCAAAGGCAAAGATTCTAGGTCTTGAATACTCAAGCTTAGGGCTCACCATTAATAATTATATGCATAAATTTTGAGTCTTATTATGTGCAGTTGATGTGTAGATTTTATTTAAGTTCATTAAGATTTTTCTCTTGTCATGAGAGTCATCTCGTCTTTGGACTGAGTTCCATCTCAATTAGGTGTTTTTCATTGAGTCAAATTTTTTCTCTTTTCAGTTTGTAAGTGTTCTTCATTCAGTCCATTTTGTTTCATAATAATAAATTCAGCCCCTAACGTTTATATCTTTCGGCAATTtgacttttttttaattaaatttggcTCTCAACCTTTTAAAAAATGTCAAAACTGACCATTAATCTTTCAAAAAAAGATTTGAATTGTTGGTTTTTTAATGGAAATACtaactaaatcggtaaaattttaaacatagcaTCACATATGGCAATCCATATGTACtttatactcttttttttttttaaatttttatgaactttataattttttttaatttttaaattatttattgacgttacatatatgacaagtaatgTATGTCTACATAAAGTACGTGTGGATGTAACATGGGTTGCCATACTTATAtcgttaaaaaattaatattttagtcaacATTTCGTTAACCAAAAAGTGCCTGAACTCTTTTAAAAAGTTAATGAtcaaatttaaccaaaaaaagaatcaaattaacaaaaataaaacGTTAAGagctaaatttaatattatacaaaaattttaatttgttttttaacctttatttattttttattggcTTCCATTATTAGTAAAAGGAAGGAATCATGATTTCTCACCATTATTGCTTTGGTCAATTTCCAATTTGGTTGGGGGACTATaataattatgattcaaaaaGAAAGGGTGATTTTTGCCTTTCATTCTATAAAATTTTGAAGTTCTTTTTATCCAATTTGTTAATCATGGCATTGGTGTTTGAAATATTTTCTATGCCCACGCTTAACTTCAAcgtcaaataataaaataaatataattttttaatcaaGCAATGGAtttcaataaaatatataataaatccaTGTTTTAGATTTTATTAGCTTCTGTGAAATCAAGCTTATTTTTGGGTTGCAAAATATCACAAACAAAATTAAGAAACTTCcattactcattttgtataatttttataatgttttatattttaaagtttctaaagttgtatataatttaaaaattacgtTGAGAAGGATGTTCAAATTTAAACGGTTTTGGATGTCTttttatctaaaataataattttttcaacTTGTATTTTTGTTGGTTTGTTATTGTCTCATTAGTAGCCGTTGCTGCCATCATGATAGCTAATTCAATACTTGTTAACAACCAATTAAGCAAGAGATCAACTCATTCAAAAAACTTAATTGATAAATTTTGTTCTCAAAtgggcttaatttttttttttaaaatacttcGAGGGCTTGATGTACCATTAAAGCTAGGATAGGTTAATATAGGTTCTAGGTCTTGGTATCTTTCGCACATTTGGAATTTAATCCCTCTACTTTTATTTCAAAGAATTtagtctctctattttttttatttaaaaatacaagTCTATTTGTTGacattattaaaatttttctattaaatttagATTCAATTCGATGTCATTATTTATTGCATAGTTACTGAGTAAACATTTCtcttatttcaaaatatcacaccaacaaatttaataaaaatattttaacattattctaaacaataaaataactaaatttcaaaagataaaagtaaaatgattaaattctaAATGTAATAGGAGCATATATTCAACCTATAaaaagtagattatatttatTACTTATGCTAAATTTAATGCATAACAAATTTTTTCTAAAactaatatgtatataataattgTATTATTCATAATTAATGTTTttacatttattttaatttacaattaaataaagatatactattaaatatttttattttaaatatactaGTTACTATAAATGAATTTTTCTAGCCCAAATTATAATTACCTCAAAATTTTGAAGCTCCTCGAAGTTTCGGAAGTGTTTTTGACATCTTAGGCCTCGTTTGAGTCAACTCTACAAACAGTTGACTTTTGAGTGCTGTTTAGAAAATTCAGCtgctttttttaaattttgcatcTTGAAGATAACCAtataaaatgtatttaaattttaaattttagattaaTTGATATTATAATTGTATTATCTTTAATTTCCAACAACTTATTTCAAGTGTGAATTGCCCTCAGAGATGCATTGAACCAACAAGGACAAGGACAGAGGATAATTTATAAAAAAGTATATTCAATCCAACTAATGATACAATTTTCATGTAACTGAATGTTTGATGCAATTTACAAAAATGAAGCATATCGCATGCTCATCGCCTAAACTTGTCCCCGCTAAAAAACGGATGCCTTAGAGCTTCACGAGCAGTGAGCCTATCAATAGGGTCATACCTAAGCAACCCCTGCAATAGATGGATTAGATCCCCAGCTGAATGATCCACATGCTGCATTATCAAGTTCTGCAATCATTGCACAAGCCTATTAGACCAACATAACCCACCACCAATTGTGACGCTCGCCCGAAACAAAACCATACCTGAAGACGAGGTAGCTTAAGAACAGCTCTCATACTCTCCCTTGATGCAGTACCATCTGGCCAATCCAGTCTACCCCTTCTAACATACTTCTCCGCATGTCGACTGCAACCCACAAACTACATGTTAATTAACTTCAATAAGACAAAGGGGGAAAATGAAAAACTAAAGAACCACGCACTCTACTCTCTTCAACATGTGCTGATGTAGTGGACCCAACACCCGCTCCATCATGGCAAGGTGCTCCAGATTCTCATGTGTTTGAAACAATGCCTCACCCTGACCGAATATCAATTGTTGTATAAGTGCTGTGCTCATAAATCATTTTGCGATCTTACAAAACCACAATAAAATGAATCGGTTTTCCTGAAATACCGTGCATAATTCAACTAAGATGCAACCAACACTCCATATGTCACAAGGGTAACTCCATCCCATTCCTATAAAATCcgatataaaaaatttattgatCATGTGACCATTTTCTAAAACCATTGATACTAGAACTGTAATAACCTGAAAATGCCTACCAAGAATAACCTCTGGAGCACGATAATGTCGTGTTGACACAATGTAAGTCTGATCTTGACGCTCATAAGTAGTGCTACCAAAATCTATTACCTTAATGGCACTAGATTTTGGCAACCTTTTAAAGTAAGAACTACCTTTAGGAAATCTTGATGTACCCTGACagcataaaaataatataaataattagcCCAAGAAATGACAGACAGAGGTAATACATCACAGATAGGGAATTTACACAAGTAAAGGAAAATACCTTGTAATCAGGAACTTTAACACACTCTGGAGAGACAAGAAGAATATTTTCTGGTTTCAAGTCCGTATGTATCAGACGCAGATCATGCATGACTGCAAATATTAACAAGAGCAAACTATAAGAAACCAGTGACAGAGTAAGCGCAACAATTGGTACCATTCTAGTAAACATCAACGCAAATGCTTTCCAAGGAAAAGACTTCAGACACCTCTAATAGCTAACAGAAGGCATTCATAGAACCTAATGCTTTCATTTTATATTACGGTTTAACAGTCGAGATAATGATAACTTAAAAATGGCAACATAAGAAGGATAGGCAGAGATACTAGCTTAGTAATTATTACACACATGCTACACATTCCAATAGTTGTCTGCCAATGTCGCGGACAAGATCAATGGGAAATGAGCGATAATTGTTATTCCGTAGAAAATCGTATAAGCTTGGTCCAAGCTTCTCAAACACCTGTTGAAA belongs to Gossypium arboreum isolate Shixiya-1 chromosome 7, ASM2569848v2, whole genome shotgun sequence and includes:
- the LOC108455665 gene encoding serine/threonine-protein kinase AFC2 isoform X2 → MGRNSVAAADKIQSKMGEGTFGQVLECWDRERKEMVAIKIVRGIKKYHEAAMIEIEMLQQLGKHDKGGNRCVQIRNWFDYRNHICIVFEKLGPSLYDFLRNNNYRSFPIDLVRDIGRQLLECVAFMHDLRLIHTDLKPENILLVSPECVKVPDYKGTSRFPKGSSYFKRLPKSSAIKVIDFGSTTYERQDQTYIVSTRHYRAPEVILGMGWSYPCDIWSVGCILVELCTGEALFQTHENLEHLAMMERVLGPLHQHMLKRVDRHAEKYVRRGRLDWPDGTASRESMRAVLKLPRLQNLIMQHVDHSAGDLIHLLQGLLRYDPIDRLTAREALRHPFFSGDKFRR
- the LOC108455665 gene encoding serine/threonine-protein kinase AFC2 isoform X1, producing the protein MEMESVTEFPHTHMDRRPRKRPRLGWDVTQLPPQAQVGMFYSQEIWNVTSVASTAKAPSDCASTITTSSSVVLNGGVARNGSPPWREDDKDGHYMFELGDNLTSRYKIQSKMGEGTFGQVLECWDRERKEMVAIKIVRGIKKYHEAAMIEIEMLQQLGKHDKGGNRCVQIRNWFDYRNHICIVFEKLGPSLYDFLRNNNYRSFPIDLVRDIGRQLLECVAFMHDLRLIHTDLKPENILLVSPECVKVPDYKGTSRFPKGSSYFKRLPKSSAIKVIDFGSTTYERQDQTYIVSTRHYRAPEVILGMGWSYPCDIWSVGCILVELCTGEALFQTHENLEHLAMMERVLGPLHQHMLKRVDRHAEKYVRRGRLDWPDGTASRESMRAVLKLPRLQNLIMQHVDHSAGDLIHLLQGLLRYDPIDRLTAREALRHPFFSGDKFRR
- the LOC108455665 gene encoding serine/threonine-protein kinase AFC2 isoform X3, translating into MIKVAIVMHDLRLIHTDLKPENILLVSPECVKVPDYKGTSRFPKGSSYFKRLPKSSAIKVIDFGSTTYERQDQTYIVSTRHYRAPEVILGMGWSYPCDIWSVGCILVELCTGEALFQTHENLEHLAMMERVLGPLHQHMLKRVDRHAEKYVRRGRLDWPDGTASRESMRAVLKLPRLQNLIMQHVDHSAGDLIHLLQGLLRYDPIDRLTAREALRHPFFSGDKFRR